A stretch of Candidatus Eremiobacteraceae bacterium DNA encodes these proteins:
- the secF gene encoding protein translocase subunit SecF translates to MFFRKLNWDIVGQRNIWFAISGAIIVAGIIALFVHHGLKLGLSFTGGTTIDVKFRAPVTETNIRQALGAIDLSGVNSSDKAQYAGFVENSEGIQLASKPEDKLQNDRAVISLQGTVPDPGPVFNALDKAGLQVDRAQSQVTAVGPSLSQEYLKKSLWALVIALVLQLLYIAFRFGNQLRYGVIADLALIHDVLVMVGIYAIANRPADDAFLAALLTVIGYSVMDSIVIFDRIRENTKLMTDVPYDKMVNTSLLQTMTRSVNTLATVLITLFALYFFGGDTLKNFAFALIVGVTSGAYSSIFIASPLLVLWKNANDRSRSARRAAIASSPQPAKPSGTPSAAATPTRRVPPKVKRQSAPPPRYRRKRDEAGVETPTDGTSVGVLTDPDDAADASVDDGPPTQS, encoded by the coding sequence TCGCGCTCTTCGTGCATCACGGGCTCAAGCTCGGCCTGTCGTTCACCGGCGGCACGACGATCGACGTCAAGTTCCGCGCGCCGGTCACGGAAACGAACATCCGTCAGGCGCTGGGCGCGATCGATCTGAGCGGTGTGAACTCGTCAGACAAGGCGCAGTACGCAGGATTCGTCGAGAACTCCGAGGGCATCCAACTCGCGAGCAAGCCTGAGGACAAGCTCCAAAACGATCGGGCCGTCATCTCGCTCCAAGGCACCGTGCCCGATCCCGGCCCAGTCTTCAACGCCTTGGACAAAGCTGGATTGCAGGTCGACCGCGCTCAGAGCCAGGTGACGGCCGTGGGGCCGAGCCTGTCGCAAGAATATCTCAAGAAGTCGCTGTGGGCGCTTGTCATCGCGCTCGTCCTGCAGCTGCTCTATATAGCCTTCCGATTCGGCAACCAGCTGCGCTACGGCGTCATCGCCGACCTCGCGCTCATCCATGACGTCCTCGTCATGGTCGGCATCTATGCGATCGCGAACCGGCCGGCGGACGACGCGTTTCTCGCGGCGTTGCTCACCGTCATCGGCTACTCGGTAATGGACTCGATCGTCATCTTCGATCGGATCCGTGAGAACACGAAGCTCATGACCGACGTGCCGTACGACAAGATGGTGAACACGTCGCTGCTTCAGACGATGACGCGCTCGGTCAACACGCTCGCGACCGTCCTCATCACGCTCTTCGCGCTCTACTTCTTCGGCGGCGACACGCTGAAGAATTTCGCCTTCGCGCTCATCGTCGGCGTGACGAGCGGTGCGTACTCGTCGATCTTCATCGCGAGCCCGTTGCTCGTGCTGTGGAAGAACGCGAACGATCGCTCGCGCAGCGCGCGGCGCGCGGCGATCGCGAGTTCACCGCAGCCGGCGAAGCCGAGCGGCACGCCATCGGCGGCGGCTACACCCACGCGCCGCGTTCCCCCGAAGGTGAAGCGGCAGTCAGCGCCGCCGCCGCGCTATCGCCGCAAACGGGATGAAGCGGGCGTCGAGACGCCGACCGACGGTACGAGCGTCGGCGTGCTGACGGATCCGGACGATGCAGCAGACGCCTCCGTCGACGACGGACCGCCCACCCAGAGCTAG
- a CDS encoding cation diffusion facilitator family transporter — MQQTPPSTTDRPPRASGRIAALRDTARTRVLALRAPLLSNALLVIAKLVVWAVSGSVSVLSEAAHSLADLLVTTMQVVTVRLASRPADENHAYGHGKFENLSAAIEALLILATGAFVVAQAIPHLIHPAENFPRLDIGIALMFGSAVVNIVVSSRLQSVAKHEQSPALLAEAAQLRADVITAAGVGVGLLAIRLTGATIIDPIVSLLVAGLIAKAAFDVSARAFVDLTDGRLPPQDEALIREIIDEHRSMFVGYHKLRTRRSGGGEFIDFHLQMRGDMPLRDAHNESDKIVVAIKQALPRAHVLIHLEPEEG, encoded by the coding sequence ATGCAGCAGACGCCTCCGTCGACGACGGACCGCCCACCCAGAGCTAGCGGCCGCATCGCGGCGCTCCGCGATACCGCGAGGACGCGCGTCCTCGCGCTGCGTGCGCCGCTTCTCTCGAACGCACTGCTCGTCATCGCGAAGCTCGTCGTCTGGGCCGTCTCGGGCTCGGTCAGCGTACTCTCGGAAGCGGCGCACTCACTCGCCGATCTGCTCGTGACGACGATGCAGGTCGTGACCGTTCGTCTCGCGTCGCGACCTGCGGACGAGAACCACGCGTATGGTCACGGCAAATTCGAGAACTTGAGCGCGGCTATCGAAGCGCTCCTCATCCTCGCGACCGGCGCATTCGTCGTCGCGCAGGCGATCCCGCACCTCATCCATCCGGCCGAGAATTTCCCGCGCCTCGACATCGGCATCGCGCTCATGTTCGGTTCGGCGGTCGTGAACATCGTCGTGTCGTCGCGGTTGCAGTCGGTCGCGAAGCACGAGCAGTCGCCGGCGCTCTTGGCGGAGGCCGCCCAGCTGCGGGCCGACGTCATCACGGCGGCCGGTGTCGGCGTCGGTCTCCTCGCCATCCGTCTCACCGGCGCGACGATCATCGACCCGATCGTCTCGCTGCTCGTCGCCGGGCTCATCGCGAAAGCGGCGTTCGACGTGAGCGCGCGCGCCTTCGTCGACCTCACCGACGGCCGGCTTCCGCCGCAGGACGAAGCGCTTATCCGCGAGATCATCGACGAGCATCGCAGCATGTTCGTCGGCTATCACAAGCTGCGGACGCGTCGCTCCGGCGGCGGCGAGTTCATCGACTTCCACCTGCAGATGCGCGGCGACATGCCGCTGCGAGATGCGCACAACGAGTCGGACAAGATCGTCGTCGCGATCAAGCAAGCGCTGCCGCGAGCACACGTGCTCATCCACCTGGAACCCGAAGAAGGCTGA